One window of the Puntigrus tetrazona isolate hp1 chromosome 13, ASM1883169v1, whole genome shotgun sequence genome contains the following:
- the kcnk1b gene encoding LOW QUALITY PROTEIN: potassium channel subfamily K member 1b (The sequence of the model RefSeq protein was modified relative to this genomic sequence to represent the inferred CDS: inserted 1 base in 1 codon), with product MLQSLAGNSCVRLIQSNKSAWYFLFLVLGYVLYLIFGAVVFSSVELPYEDLLRQQLRGIKRQFLQEHECLSEERLERFLSKALEASNYGVSILNNASASWNWDFTSSLFFASTVLSTTGYGHTAPLSDGGKAFCIIYSVIGIPFTLLFLTAVVQRIMVYSTWRPIMYVHTRWGLSKPLVALVHATLLAVVAVSCFFLIPAATFSALEENWNFLESFYFCFISLSTIGLGDYVPGEAFNQRFRELYKLGITVYLLLGLIAMLVVLETFCXLQQLKQLRKMFYLKKEKPQDRLAIMEHDHLTFSSMPDGTINSPQEDKTEPFVDFPVLNSPGGDDPMIK from the exons ATGCTCCAGTCCCTCGCCGGCAATTCGTGCGTGCGCTTGATACAGAGCAACAAATCGGCATGGTATTTTCTGTTTCTCGTGCTCGGCTACGTTCTGTATCTCATATTCGGAGCGGTGGTTTTCTCCTCGGTGGAGCTGCCGTATGAAGACCTCTTGCGCCAGCAGCTCAGAGGGATCAAACGACAGTTCCTCCAGGAGCACGAATGTCTGTCCGAGGAAAGGCTGGAGAGGTTTCTGTCCAAAGCGCTGGAGGCCAGCAACTATGGGGTGTCTATTCTCAACAACGCGTCCGCCAGCTGGAACTGGGACTTCACCTCGTCTTTGTTTTTCGCTAGCACTGTCTTATCTACCACAG GATATGGTCACACCGCCCCTCTCTCTGATGGTGGGAAGGCTTTCTGTATCATTTACTCTGTGATTGGCATCCCCTtcaccctcctcttcctcacagCTGTGGTGCAAAGGATCATGGTCTATAGCACATGGCGGCCTATTATGTACGTTCATACACGCTGGGGTCTGTCTAAACCCCTGGTGGCCCTTGTTCACGCAACTCTTTTGGCCGTCGTAGCCGTGTCCTGTTTCTTCCTCATCCCCGCTGCCACCTTCTCTGCCCTGGAAGAGAACTGGAACTTTCTGGAGTCCTTCTACTTCTGCTTTATCTCACTCTCCACTATCGGTCTGGGTGACTATGTGCCTGGCGAGGCCTTTAACCAGAGGTTTCGTGAACTCTACAAACTGGGCATCACTG TGTATCTCCTCCTCGGCCTGATTGCTATGTTGGTGGTGTTGGAGACTTTCT AGCTACAGCAGCTGAAGCAGCTGAGGAAGATGTTTTATCTGAAGAAGGAGAAGCCCCAGGACCGTCTGGCCATCATGGAACATGACCATCTGACCTTTAGCTCCATGCCAGACGGCACCATCAACTCGCCCCAGGAGGACAAAACCGAACCCTTTGTGGACTTCCCCGTCCTGAACTCTCCAGGAGGTGATGACCCCATGATCAAATAG
- the map3k4 gene encoding LOW QUALITY PROTEIN: mitogen-activated protein kinase kinase kinase 4 (The sequence of the model RefSeq protein was modified relative to this genomic sequence to represent the inferred CDS: inserted 1 base in 1 codon; deleted 2 bases in 2 codons; substituted 1 base at 1 genomic stop codon) has translation MEPPDEIRLKDSSEDVPQQNTEVDESWDEPSQEEEALYSTSPPRTSRQIKRMSNKHQKSSQGSKGKEKLCSSSPLSQREREGARSAEPPEEHSYKQEKKQRFNQRSNERDSKKKFEGSFMLDPVSKTSAIGSRNMDPRKPYLSLGMMPVRTHRQTSRSDCPADRLKFFETLRLLLKLTSMSSKKKEKEQRGLENTFMGQNNEVIWLELQAWHARRNVAEQDLYLYTARQAIPDIINEVLHFKVDYSSLSGLESNVSFEESNFCPGETNCRNDPLSFSTCSTSWGEIDAAAPFSSVLDCREHLQRQRVAFDQVKRVMSLLESVEALYPSLQTLQKDYEKYAAWDFQGRVQALCLWLNITQDLNQKLRVMGTVLGLRDLSRIGWPIFEIPSPRCSRGNEDDEVDEDETESTATFTADNDGEERTLSEATSDGEQSPCSTPKFSRLLSEEEFLPQDNETCYCPTAIYRPFVDKALKQMGLRKLILRLHKLMDRSLQRSRTALSSHMPTQELSAVPGYSLQHCDYLPELSRHVSGQVEEEEESGRVSCKELVDMDLPSFRPAFLVLCRVLLNVIHECLKLRLEQRPAGEPSLLSIKQLVRECKEVLKGGLLMKQYYQFMLRVSSLTPGFQTNTNIDEFEEDLHKMLEVYFDYMRSWIQMLQQLPQASHSLKNLLEEEWNFTKVITPYIRGGEAQSGKLFCDIAGMLLKSTGDFLDAGLQKSGNEFWECADDSTASDEIRRSVIETSRSLKELFHEARERASKALGFAKMLRKDLEIAAEFRLTSGVPSLLQALKAKNYVKVQIPALEELQVFVPCDLMEQRLVILQLLNAAAGKDCSKKEPDEIPEIEAYLLISKHGVGDSTTDGAWNEWDGTMLKLVPQMETVDTLRAMKVDNLLLVVMQSAHLVTQRKAFQQSMEELLTLSREQTSSQPLIVSALEQLKNEALQLCIKINTAIDRVDYMFTSEFEAEVEETEKATLQQYYREAMIQGYNFAFEYHKEVVRLMSGEFRRRIGERYIAFARKWMNFVLTKCESGRGTRPRWATQGFDFLQAIEAAFISALPEDDFLSLQALMNECIGHVIGKPHSPVSSMYFSTRNSPRPVKVPRCHSDPPNPLLFIPSSHSEAFRGSSVHENDRLSSVAAELQFKSLSRHSSPTEDREEPSYPKTDPSSTARRSWELHNFISQSKGKIKKLKYVKVIXSSLALARIFDDKHYALMRQRNIIGQVCNTPKSYDNVMHVGLRKVTFKWQRGNKIGEGQYGKVYTCINVDTGELMAMKEIRFQPNDHKTIKETADELKIFEGIKHPNLVRYFGVELHREEMYIFMEYCDEGTLEEVSRLGLQEHVIRLYSKQITTAINVLHEHGIVHRDIKGANIFLTSSGLIKLGDFXCSVKLKNNAQTMPGEVNSTLGTAAYMAPEVITRAKGEGHGRAADIWSLGCVLIEMVTGKRPWHEYEHNFQIMYKVGMGHKPPIPEKLSTEGKDFLAHCLESEPKRRWTASALLDHPFVKVCTDEE, from the exons ATGGAGCCTCCGGATGAGATCAG GCTCAAGGACTCGTCCGAAGATGTGCCCCAGCAGAACACTGAGGTGGATGAGTCTTGGGACGAGCCCAGTCAGGAAGAGGAGGCTCTCTACAGCACCTCCCCTCCCCGCACTTCTCGGCAGATAAAACGCATGTCCAACAAACACCAGAAAAGCAGCCAGGGGTCAAAGGGCAAGG AGAAGCTGTGTTCCTCCAGCCCATTGTCTCAACGAGAACGCGAGGGAGCCAGATCAGCCGAACCTCCTGAAGAGCACAGCTACAAGCAAGAAAAGAAGCAGCGCTTCAACCAGCGCTCCAACGAGCGGGACAGCAAGAAGAAGTTTGAGGGCTCCTTCATGCTGGATCCGGTGTCCAAGACCAGTGCCATCGGCTCCAGAAACATGGATCCCCGCAAGCCCTACCTGAGCCTAGGCATGATGCCCGTTCGCACTCACCGGCAGACCTCACGCTCAGACTGTCCGGCAGACCGCCTTAAATTCTTTGAGACTCTGCGGCTGCTGCTTAAGCTTACCTCCATGTCATctaagaaaaaagagaaagagcagcGAGGCCTGGAGAACACCTTTATGGGCCAGAACAATGAGGTCATCTGGTTGGAGTTGCAGGCCTGGCATGCCCGCCGTAATGTTGCCGAGCAGGACTTGTACCTGTACACTGCCCGCCAAGCCATACCTGACATCATCAACGAGGTTCTGCACTTCAAAGTTGATTATAGCAGCTTATCTGGACTTGAGAGCAACGTCTCATTCGAGGAGAGCAACTTCTGTCCTGGAGAAACCAATTGTAGGAACGATCCGCTAAGCTTTAGCACCTGCTCCACGTCATGGGGAGAAATCGACGCCGCTGCTCCGTTTTCCTCAGTGCTGGATTGCCGGGAGCACCTGCAAAGGCAGCGAGTAGCTTTCGATCAGGTCAAGAGGGTCATGTCGCTGTTAGAATCAGTGGAGGCTCTGTATCCGTCACTTCAAACCTTGCAGAAAGACTATGAAAAGTACGCGGCTTGGGACTTCCAGGGCAGGGTGCAGGCGCTCTGCTTGTGGCTCAATATCACTCAGGACCTGAACCAGAAGCTGCGCGTCATGGGCACCGTGCTGGGCCTCAGGGACCTTTCCCGCATCGGCTGGCCCATCTTTGAGATCCCCTCGCCTCGCTGCTCCCGTGGCAATGAGGACGATGAGGTGGACGAGGATGAGACAGAGTCCACCGCTACCTTCACTGCCGACAACGACGGTGAGGAAAGGACTTTGAGTGAGGCGACCAGTGACGGGGAGCAGTCGCCTTGCTCCACGCCAAAGTTTTCACGCCTCCTCTCAGAGGAGGAGTTCCTCCCGCAGGACAACGAGACCTGCTACTGTCCCACCGCCATATACAGGCCGTTTGTGGATAAGGCACTTAAACAGATGGGATTGCGTAAACTGATCCTCAGACTGCACAAGCTGATGGACCGCTCGCTGCAGAGGTCTAGAACTGCTCTGTCAAGTCACATGCCCACTCAAGAG TTGTCAGCGGTCCCGGGTTATTCTTTGCAGCACTGTGACTACCTTCCAGAGCTATCTCGTCACGTGTCTGgtcaggtggaggaggaggaggagtcgGGACGAGTATCGTGCAAGGAGCTAGTGGACATGGACCTACCCTCATTCCGGCCGGCCTTCTTGGTGCTTTGCCGTGTGCTGCTAAATGTTATTCACGAGTGCCTCAAACTGCGCCTTGAGCAAAGGCCTGCAGGGGAACCGTCCTTGCTCAGCATCAAGCAG TTGGTGCGTGAGTGTAAAGAGGTTCTTAAAGGAGGGCTCCTGATGAAACAGTACTATCAGTTCATGCTGCGAGTGTCGTCACTGACCCCAGGGTTT CAGACTAACACCAACATCGATGAGTTTGAGGAGGATCTGCACAAAATGCTAGAG GTGTACTTTGACTACATGCGCAGCTGGATCCAGATGTTACAGCAGCTGCCTCAAGCCTCCCACAGTCTGAAGAACCTGCTGGAGGAGGAGTGGAATTTCACCAAAGTCATCACTCCATATATCCGGGGTGGAGAAGCCCAGTCTGGGAAACTATTTTG TGATATTGCTGGCATGCTGCTAAAATCAACTGGAGACTTTCTGGATGCGGGCCTTCAGAAGAGTGGTAATGAGTTCTGGGAGTGTGCGGATGACAGCACTGCCTCGGATGAAATCAG ACGTTCGGTGATTGAGACGAGTCGCTCGCTCAAAGAGCTCTTCCATGAAGCCAGGGAGAGAGCTTCTAAAGCATTAGGCTTTGCCAAAATGCTGCGCAAG GATCTTGAGATTGCTGCAGAGTTCAGGTTAACCAGTGGAGTTCCATCTCTCCTCCAAGCCCTGAAGGCCAAGAATTATGTTAAA GTCCAAATCCCTGCACTGGAGGAGCTCCAGGTGTTTGTTCCTTGTGATCTGATGGAACAACGGCTAGTCATCTTACAGCTGTTGAATGCAGCAGCTGGAAAGGACTGCTCGAAAAAAGAACCAGACGAGATCCCAGAAATTGAGGCCTATCTGCTCATTAGCAAACATGGAGTCGGAGACTCGACCACCGATGGCGCTTGGAACGAGTGGGATGGCACTATGCTCAAACTAGTACCTCAGATGGAGACTGTGGACACATTACGGGCCATGAAG GTGGACAATCTGTTGCTAGTTGTGATGCAGTCAGCCCACCTGGTGACACAACGTAAAGCCTTCCAGCAGTCGATGGAAGAACTTCTCACCCTCAGCCGAGAGCAGACATCCAGCCAACCGCTTATCGTCTCTGCCTTGGAACAGCTCAAG AATGAGGCTCTCCAGCTGTGCATCAAGATCAACACCGCT ATCGACCGTGTGGATTACATGTTCACATCAGAGTTTGAGGCTGAGGTGGAGGAGACGGAGAAGGCCACACTGCAGCAGTATTACAGAGAGGCCATGATCCAGGGCTACAATTTTGCTTTTGAG TATCATAAAGAGGTTGTGCGGCTGATGTCTGGAGAGTTCAGGCGGCGGATAGGGGAGCGTTACATCGCTTTTGCCCGCAAGTGGATGAACTTTGTCCTCACAAAGTGTGAAAGTGGAAGAGGCACTCGTCCAAG GTGGGCGACGCAAGGCTTTGATTTTCTTCAAGCGAttgaggctgcatttatatcaGCCTTGCCAGAAGATGACTTTCTG AGTCTGCAAGCTCTGATGAATGAATGTATAGGGCATGTTATTGGTAAACCGCACAGTCCAGTCAGCAGTATGTATTTTA GCACGCGAAACAGCCCTCGACCTGTCAAAGTCCCCCGTTGCCACAGCGATCCTCCAAACCCATTACTCTTTATCCCTTCATCTCATTCTGAGGCCTTCAG GGGTTCTAGTGTACACGAGAACGACCGTCTCTCATCTGTGGCGGCGGAGCTGCAGTTTAAGTCCCTCAGTCGCCACTCCAGCCCGACAGAAGACAGAGAAG AGCCCTCGTATCCCAAAACAGACCCCAGCAGTACCGCCCGTCGCAGCTGGGAGCTCCATAACTTCATCAGCCAGTcaaaaggtaaaataaagaaattaaaatatgtaaaagttatttaaa GCAGTCTGGCGCTCGCACGCATCTTCGATGACAAGCACTATGCCCTCATGAGGCAGCGAAACATCATCGGACAGGTGTGCAACACCCCCAAGTCCTACGATAACGTCATGCATGTGGGCCTGCGCAAGGTCACATTCAAGTGGCAGAGAGGCAACAAAATAG GCGAAGGGCAGTATGGAAAGGTTTACACATGCATCAATGTGGACACTGGAGAACTGATGGCCATGAAGGAG ATTCGCTTTCAGCCCaatgaccacaaaaccataaaGGAAACGGCGGACGAGCTAAAGATCTTTGAAGGAATCAAACATCCCAACCTTGTCCGCTACTTTGGTGTCGAGTTGCACAGG GAAGAGATGTATATCTTTATGGAGTACTGTGATGAAGGGACCCTGGAGGAAGTGTCTAGACTGGGTCTGCAGGAGCATGTGATCCGTCTCTACAGCAAGCAGATCACCACGGCAATCAACGTGCTCCACGAACACGGCATTGTTCACCGTGACATTAAAG GAGCCAATATCTTCCTCACGTCGTCGGGCTTGATAAAGCTTGGCGACT GCTGCTCGGTGAAGCTGAAGAACAATGCTCAGACGATGCCTGGAGAGGTGAACAGCACACTGGGAACAGCAG CATACATGGCTCCTGAGGTCATCACAAGAGCAAAGGGTGAAGGTCACGGCCGTGCTGCTGATATCTGGAGCCTTGGTTGTGTTCTCATAGAAATGGTCACTGGAAAG aGACCTTGGCACGAATATGAGCATAACTTCCAGATCATGTATAAAGTGGGAATGGGCCACAAACCACCCATTCCTGAAAAGCTGAGCACAGAGGGGAAGGACTTCCTGGCCCACTGCCTGGAGAGTGAACCGAAGCGGCGCTGGACCGCTAGTGCCCTGTTGGACCACCCCTTTGTCAAG